In Synechococcus sp. PCC 6312, one genomic interval encodes:
- the cbiD gene encoding cobalt-precorrin-5B (C(1))-methyltransferase CbiD, with amino-acid sequence MSSLSSQSGYTLPVFACAAAVAALRWLQTQQPDASVTLELINPDQCVEIPIQQVAGLGSEMSLAITHSNPGANLDLTRDTPIWGLVQWAGAKQKETIKIQGGEGIGINQATGESAIYSYAQQLLLHNLQKVLGQDQKIFVTIILPEGRALAERTSNPAFGIVSGLSLLGTSGISQALSAPEQLDIFRQELLQKAQTSKQLVFCIGENGLDLATKAGIPPELQVKTANWLGPLLVEAGLQGVNSLVLWGYHGKLIKLAGGIFHTHHHLADARQEILTAHCAQLGLTGAPLQAIFQAPTIEAAYQILEELTLSTQVPWTTQVFTQITNAIEARAQAYIYNHTSVQVQVGCVLFNRQRQLFAWGEQGRAIHTQVLG; translated from the coding sequence ATGTCTTCTCTCTCATCCCAATCGGGTTATACATTGCCTGTATTTGCCTGTGCTGCGGCTGTAGCGGCATTGCGATGGTTACAAACTCAGCAGCCCGATGCTTCCGTAACCTTGGAGTTAATCAATCCTGATCAATGTGTGGAGATTCCCATTCAACAGGTGGCTGGCCTGGGGTCGGAGATGAGTTTAGCTATTACCCACAGTAATCCGGGCGCAAATCTAGACTTAACTAGAGACACTCCCATCTGGGGCCTGGTGCAGTGGGCTGGGGCAAAGCAAAAAGAAACCATCAAAATTCAGGGGGGTGAAGGGATTGGCATCAACCAGGCCACGGGGGAATCTGCCATTTACAGCTATGCCCAGCAACTCCTTCTCCACAACTTGCAAAAAGTTCTGGGTCAGGATCAGAAAATCTTTGTCACCATCATTCTCCCCGAGGGCAGAGCCTTAGCAGAGCGGACTTCCAATCCAGCCTTTGGTATCGTCTCTGGTTTATCTCTGCTTGGCACCTCTGGGATTTCCCAGGCCCTCAGCGCTCCTGAACAACTGGATATCTTTCGCCAAGAGCTGCTCCAAAAAGCCCAAACATCCAAACAGTTAGTCTTTTGTATTGGTGAAAATGGCCTGGACTTAGCCACGAAAGCCGGGATTCCCCCAGAACTACAGGTCAAAACCGCCAATTGGCTCGGGCCTTTATTGGTGGAAGCTGGATTACAGGGGGTCAACTCACTGGTACTTTGGGGCTATCATGGCAAACTGATTAAACTCGCTGGCGGCATTTTCCATACCCATCACCACCTGGCTGATGCCCGCCAAGAAATCCTCACCGCCCACTGTGCCCAACTTGGCCTGACTGGCGCACCTCTACAGGCCATTTTCCAGGCCCCCACCATTGAAGCAGCTTATCAAATTCTCGAAGAACTGACCCTGAGTACTCAAGTTCCTTGGACAACGCAAGTATTTACCCAAATTACTAATGCCATTGAAGCCCGCGCCCAGGCCTACATTTACAATCACACCAGCGTCCAAGTTCAAGTGGGTTGTGTCCTGTTTAATCGGCAGCGACAACTTTTTGCGTGGGGAGAGCAAGGACGGGCAATCCATACTCAAGTTCTGGGTTGA
- the scpB gene encoding SMC-Scp complex subunit ScpB, translating to MASLKPSPFQASAPEESPSLAARLEAILYLKGQPLSLADLATHAQSDRDTVEVALMDLIADYSHRDTALEIVESDAGYGLQLRPAFRELVQTLVPVDLGLAAQRTLALVALKGPILQSELVEIRGSSAYQHIQDLLELGFISRRRPSQGRSYQVQVTEKFYQYFQVDKLPDLDS from the coding sequence ATGGCCAGTCTGAAACCTTCTCCTTTTCAAGCATCTGCACCTGAAGAGTCCCCTTCCCTAGCGGCGCGTTTAGAAGCCATTTTGTATCTGAAGGGACAACCCCTGAGCTTGGCTGACTTAGCGACCCATGCCCAATCTGATCGGGATACGGTGGAAGTCGCCTTGATGGATTTAATTGCAGACTACAGTCATCGGGATACGGCCTTAGAAATTGTCGAAAGTGATGCCGGATATGGCCTCCAATTACGGCCAGCGTTTCGGGAGTTAGTGCAAACCTTAGTGCCGGTGGATTTGGGGTTAGCGGCCCAGCGGACGTTGGCCTTAGTTGCCTTGAAGGGGCCAATTTTGCAATCGGAGTTGGTTGAAATTCGCGGCTCAAGTGCCTATCAACACATTCAAGACCTCCTGGAATTGGGGTTTATTAGTCGGCGGCGACCATCCCAAGGGCGTTCCTATCAAGTCCAAGTGACGGAGAAGTTTTATCAGTATTTTCAAGTGGATAAACTGCCTGATTTAGACTCTTAG
- the hypA gene encoding hydrogenase maturation nickel metallochaperone HypA, which translates to MHETDMTKALILTVKDWWEAQPEKPQITKVHLTVGKFTCVEPMSLQFAFKVQTENTFLAGAELVITEIPLIAFCHRCQEEYFPEMGQRYTCPNCGQPMEDIRSGRELKIERVEFSDSSPTKQSLP; encoded by the coding sequence ATGCACGAAACCGACATGACTAAAGCTTTAATTCTCACCGTTAAAGATTGGTGGGAGGCGCAACCAGAAAAGCCCCAAATTACCAAAGTGCATTTAACCGTGGGCAAGTTTACCTGCGTGGAGCCTATGAGTTTACAATTTGCGTTTAAGGTACAAACGGAAAATACGTTTTTGGCCGGCGCTGAGCTGGTGATTACGGAAATCCCCTTAATTGCTTTTTGTCATCGCTGCCAGGAGGAATATTTTCCCGAAATGGGTCAACGCTATACCTGTCCAAATTGCGGGCAACCAATGGAGGACATTCGCTCAGGCCGAGAGTTGAAAATTGAACGGGTGGAGTTCTCTGATTCCTCCCCGACCAAGCAATCACTGCCATAG
- a CDS encoding DUF4079 domain-containing protein gives MPFLIAKINLPSFLWLWRIAAWSMGGVLCCYFLLTFSGLGLSYTRLKKIKRPNGLRFTHLIFGTGLVGLIFLLLIIGLMGTYGYYGSLGHSWHLVAGLIVVALGVGSAISALQIHPQRAWARPLHLTLNGLLLIALGVVAWTGWAVVQKYLPERWWL, from the coding sequence ATGCCATTCCTAATTGCCAAAATCAATCTTCCTTCGTTTCTCTGGTTGTGGCGAATTGCAGCCTGGTCAATGGGCGGTGTTTTGTGCTGTTATTTTCTCTTGACCTTTTCCGGCCTTGGGTTGAGCTATACACGTTTAAAAAAAATAAAGCGGCCGAATGGTTTGAGATTCACCCATTTAATCTTTGGCACAGGCCTGGTCGGGTTAATTTTCCTGTTACTGATCATCGGCTTGATGGGCACTTACGGGTACTACGGTTCTCTGGGACATTCTTGGCATTTAGTCGCAGGTTTAATCGTGGTTGCTCTGGGTGTGGGTTCGGCCATCAGCGCGCTACAAATTCATCCCCAACGGGCCTGGGCCAGACCTTTGCATTTAACCTTGAATGGCTTACTTTTGATTGCTTTGGGAGTCGTGGCCTGGACGGGGTGGGCGGTTGTGCAAAAATATCTACCAGAACGTTGGTGGCTATAG
- a CDS encoding alkaline phosphatase PhoX gives MTLSRRNLLTLGVLSTGAALFPQGLRKLYARAEAGQTVQGAGFGPLVRDPQGILDLPAGFQYRIFSKLGQRMSDGNPVPSLHDGMAAFPGPNGTTILIRNHEVYPGLPSGYQSVLAPNNLKYDSLCPGGTTTVIISPERTLVKDFVSLAGTYRNCAGGTTPWGSWISCEENTATPATPGQHGPVNKPHGYNFEIPVTATGPVQPIPLKAMGRFQHEAIVVDPKTNIIYQTEDRGDSLFYRFLPKQVGKLQAGGELQALRITGYPKSNTRDGFPQRRFFDVEWVTIKDPDPAVDTVRHQGFDLGAAQFTRGEGICYSNGEIFFTATSGGDKRLGQIWRYRPGATRDQGGSLELFVESPGKDVLDYPDNLIMAPFGDLIVCEDGEDNLNRLMGVTPEGKIYTFARNALNDQELAGVCFSPDGQTMFVNIYHPGMTLAIWGPWSKRG, from the coding sequence ATGACCCTATCTCGCCGTAACCTCTTAACCCTAGGGGTTTTGTCAACTGGAGCCGCCCTATTTCCCCAGGGGTTAAGAAAACTTTATGCCAGGGCTGAGGCCGGACAAACGGTGCAAGGAGCTGGTTTTGGCCCCCTCGTTCGAGATCCCCAAGGAATTCTTGATTTGCCAGCGGGATTTCAATATCGGATTTTCTCTAAATTAGGGCAGAGGATGAGTGATGGTAACCCAGTTCCGTCTTTGCATGATGGGATGGCTGCCTTTCCCGGCCCCAACGGCACAACTATTTTGATTCGTAATCATGAAGTCTATCCAGGCCTGCCCTCTGGCTATCAGTCTGTACTCGCTCCCAACAACTTGAAGTACGACAGCCTTTGTCCGGGCGGAACTACCACCGTCATCATTAGTCCTGAGCGTACCTTAGTTAAGGATTTTGTCTCGTTGGCGGGAACCTATCGCAATTGTGCTGGGGGAACGACACCTTGGGGGTCTTGGATTAGTTGTGAAGAAAATACAGCTACACCTGCCACACCCGGTCAACATGGCCCCGTCAACAAACCCCACGGCTATAACTTTGAAATTCCCGTCACTGCCACGGGGCCTGTTCAACCGATTCCCCTGAAAGCAATGGGCCGATTCCAACACGAAGCAATTGTGGTTGATCCGAAAACGAATATTATTTACCAGACCGAAGATCGGGGGGATAGTCTCTTTTATCGGTTTCTTCCCAAGCAAGTGGGTAAGCTCCAGGCCGGGGGGGAATTGCAAGCTCTGCGGATTACAGGCTATCCCAAAAGTAATACCCGTGATGGTTTTCCCCAGCGGCGATTTTTTGATGTGGAATGGGTAACAATTAAAGACCCCGATCCAGCAGTGGATACAGTCCGGCATCAGGGGTTTGATTTAGGTGCGGCTCAATTTACACGCGGGGAAGGCATTTGTTACAGCAATGGGGAAATCTTCTTTACAGCAACCAGTGGCGGGGATAAACGCTTAGGGCAAATTTGGCGATACCGGCCGGGGGCAACCCGAGATCAAGGCGGCAGTTTAGAGTTATTTGTTGAGTCACCGGGGAAAGATGTGCTGGACTATCCCGATAACCTGATTATGGCTCCCTTTGGGGATTTGATTGTCTGTGAAGATGGTGAGGATAATTTGAATCGGTTAATGGGAGTGACCCCGGAAGGAAAAATTTATACTTTTGCTCGAAATGCCCTCAATGATCAGGAGTTAGCAGGAGTGTGTTTTTCTCCGGATGGTCAAACCATGTTTGTCAATATTTACCATCCAGGGATGACATTGGCAATTTGGGGGCCGTGGTCAAAGCGGGGATAG
- a CDS encoding transposase: MLSLNLRPTSGVMEGINNKIKVIKRQAYGSTNFGHLPMGLMACFSHWSYLSPSSQESRFNL, encoded by the coding sequence GTGTTATCTCTAAACCTTCGCCCTACTAGTGGGGTGATGGAAGGGATTAATAATAAAATTAAGGTAATTAAGCGTCAGGCGTATGGCTCTACAAATTTTGGACATCTACCAATGGGCCTGATGGCTTGTTTTTCTCATTGGTCTTACCTATCACCCTCTTCTCAAGAGAGCCGATTTAATCTCTAA
- a CDS encoding EAL domain-containing protein: MATILIVDDDPHNYDVIEMYLADQDHCLHYAADGQTALSGLERYNPDLILLDLMMPGLKGLEVCQRIKAASQWEGVPIIMVTALSSKQDLFRCLDAGADDFVTKPVNRMELRARVQSMLRIRQQYQDLASFNATLEATVQARTADLQQMINQDPLTQLPSRTALVRSIHNIQISNSAEFALIILDCDEFKLVNGSLGYLVGDQLLTAIATRLRQLLGPGDLLARMGEDEFCYLKLNVASLSQLKPFLAEIQHRFQAPFSLPNAEIFMTASLGITFSDRSTLGPEELLKNADIAMYQAKQKGRGSYQLYDHQMHLAIVHRLTLESDLQRALDRQEFIIYYQPIFSLKTQEISGFEALIRWQHPSRGTVSPGEFISCLETTGFIVPVGLLILRQACAQLQQWHRSGYPDLTMGINISIRQFACPTLLDDIDQIISETQVNPAYIKLEITETCIMENAETTIALTQQLRARQIQISIDDFGTGYSSLSYLHCLPVNTLKIDRCFVAGITPSTTNYQVVKTIMLLSQQLGLDVVAEGIETESEQAYLLALGCQFGQGYFFDRPLPAAMVAEKYLTGPPLTVP, encoded by the coding sequence ATGGCTACCATCTTAATTGTGGATGATGATCCGCATAACTATGACGTGATTGAAATGTATTTAGCCGATCAAGATCATTGTCTCCATTATGCGGCTGATGGGCAAACCGCTCTCTCTGGCCTGGAACGCTACAATCCTGATCTCATTCTGTTGGATTTAATGATGCCGGGCTTAAAGGGCCTGGAAGTCTGTCAACGGATTAAAGCAGCCAGTCAATGGGAAGGCGTACCAATCATTATGGTGACAGCCCTCAGTAGTAAACAGGATCTATTTCGTTGCCTAGATGCTGGTGCTGATGATTTTGTGACTAAACCTGTAAACCGGATGGAGTTACGGGCGCGGGTGCAATCTATGTTACGGATTCGTCAGCAATATCAGGATTTAGCAAGCTTTAATGCCACCCTTGAAGCGACGGTTCAGGCTCGGACAGCAGATCTGCAACAGATGATCAATCAAGATCCCCTGACTCAATTACCCAGTCGCACCGCCCTAGTCCGCAGCATCCACAATATTCAAATCTCTAACTCAGCAGAATTTGCCCTCATTATTTTAGATTGCGATGAATTTAAGTTAGTCAATGGTTCCTTGGGGTATTTAGTGGGAGATCAGTTATTAACCGCTATCGCCACTCGGTTAAGACAGTTATTGGGGCCTGGAGATCTGCTAGCCCGTATGGGAGAAGATGAGTTTTGCTATTTGAAGTTAAATGTGGCTTCACTCAGTCAATTAAAACCATTTTTAGCTGAAATTCAACATCGCTTCCAGGCCCCCTTTTCCTTGCCGAATGCAGAGATCTTTATGACGGCATCCCTGGGAATTACCTTTTCTGATCGTTCAACTCTTGGGCCTGAGGAACTTTTGAAAAATGCTGATATTGCTATGTACCAGGCCAAGCAAAAAGGACGCGGTAGTTATCAACTATATGATCATCAGATGCACTTGGCTATTGTTCATCGCCTGACCTTAGAAAGTGATCTGCAACGGGCCTTAGATCGACAGGAATTCATCATTTATTATCAACCGATTTTTAGTTTAAAAACTCAAGAAATTTCTGGTTTTGAAGCACTGATTCGCTGGCAACATCCCAGCCGCGGGACGGTCTCTCCAGGAGAGTTTATTTCTTGCTTAGAAACGACAGGATTTATTGTCCCCGTTGGTTTATTGATTCTCCGCCAGGCCTGTGCACAATTACAGCAATGGCATCGGTCAGGTTATCCAGATCTAACCATGGGTATTAATATTTCAATTCGTCAGTTTGCCTGTCCCACACTCCTGGACGATATTGATCAAATTATCTCGGAAACTCAAGTCAATCCAGCCTATATCAAATTAGAAATTACGGAAACTTGCATTATGGAAAATGCCGAAACTACAATTGCCTTAACTCAACAACTGCGCGCCCGTCAGATTCAAATTAGTATTGATGACTTTGGCACTGGCTATTCTTCACTTAGTTATCTCCACTGTTTACCTGTTAACACCCTAAAAATTGACCGCTGTTTTGTTGCTGGGATTACCCCAAGTACCACCAACTATCAGGTCGTAAAGACAATCATGCTCCTAAGTCAACAACTGGGCCTGGATGTGGTAGCAGAAGGGATTGAAACCGAATCTGAACAAGCCTATTTACTCGCTTTGGGCTGTCAGTTTGGACAAGGATATTTCTTTGATCGGCCCCTTCCGGCGGCAATGGTTGCAGAAAAATATCTCACAGGCCCACCCCTGACAGTGCCATGA
- the gltB gene encoding glutamate synthase large subunit gives MLNSYPLTAMHSPFSTSALTQSSAAGYAGQPWLVEERDACGVGFVAHQKGLASHSILEQALTGLTCLEHRGACSADQDSGDGAGVMTAIPWGLFADWAESYDSANVGVGMVFFPADSNAVAQAKTAIAQVLANSGLKLLGWRPVPVNPDVLGVLARQNQPMIEQLFVAAESTGTELERLLYLTRKRMERAVSELHADWGRDFYVCSFSHKTIVYKGMVRSVILGEFYQDLKNPAYETTFAIYHRRFSTNTMPKWPLAQPMRFLGHNGEINTLLGNVNWMRAREAQLASPAWGESLKELKPIVNPENSDSANLDNAFELLVQSGRAPFQAMMMLIPEAYKNQPDLADHPEITDFYEYYSGLQEGWDGPALVVFSDGNVVGANLDRNGLRPARYTLLKDGLVIVASEAGVIPVDETQVLEKGRLGPGQMIAVDLTTNELLTNWTIKQRVAQHQPYGQWLQAHRQELTAQSYVETPTLTKAQSLQQQTAFGYGAEDVEMVIESMAQEGKEPTFCMGDDIPLAILSHKPHLLYDYFKQRFAQVTNPPIDPLREKLVMSLTTQLGGRGNLLDEKPEFAKLYKLNSPLLNEAELEQIVNSEFHAERLSTLFEVAAGPDGLKTAIDALCLRADELVKSGAEILVLSDRVNLAGEMQLLTAETTYIPPLLAAGAVHHHLIAQGLRRQTSIVVETAQAWSTHHFACLIGYGVAAVCPYMAWETIRQWWHSDRTQNLMEKGKVTKIDLTTAQAKYRKAIEDGLLKILSKMGISLITSYQGAQIFEAIGIGPELLNLGFVGTTSRVGGLTVSDLAQEVMAFHQQAFPELTAKKLQNFGFVQYRPGGEYHMNNPEMAKALHKAVSSQNYDHYEVYRQQLTGRIPTALRDLLEFKSDRQPIPIEEVESATEIVKRFCTGGMSLGALSREAHEVLAIAMNRLGGKSNSGEGGEDPIRFKVLVDVDGEGHSDLLPHLAGLRNGDTASSAIKQVASGRFGVTPEYLMNAKQIEIKIAQGAKPGEGGQLPGPKVSPYIAMLRKSKPGVSLISPPPHHDIYSIEDLSQLIFDLHQINPKAQVSVKLVAEVGIGTIAAGVAKANADIIQISGHDGGTGASPLSSIKHAGSPWELGLSEVHRVLMENQLRDRVILRVDGGLKSGWDVIMGALMGAEEFGFGSIAMIAEGCIMARICHTNNCPVGVATQREELRKRFTGLPEHVVNFFLFIAEEVRSILARLGYKSLIEVVGRSDLLVPRSDVSLSKTKAVNLDCLTQLPDSRTDRAWLIHEEVHSNGPVLDDKILANPTIQAAIANHQEAGLDLDIVNTDRTVGARVAGEIAKQHGNTGFTGQLKLNFVGSAGQSFGAFNLPGMILNLTGEANDYVGKGMHGGELIIKPLANAPYAAADNVIVGNTCLYGATGGYLFANGQAGERFAVRNSKAYAVVEGVGDHCCEYMTGGVVVVLGKTGRNVGAGMTGGLAYILDEDGGLAAKINPEIVKLQRVSSTVGEKQLLELIQTHAERTGSKKAKDVLENWPTYLPQFWQVVPPSEANSPEVVASEEKILNPVT, from the coding sequence ATGCTTAATTCCTACCCGTTGACTGCCATGCATAGCCCCTTCTCCACTTCTGCCTTAACTCAATCTTCTGCCGCTGGATACGCTGGTCAACCTTGGTTAGTCGAAGAACGAGACGCTTGCGGTGTGGGGTTTGTCGCCCATCAAAAGGGATTGGCTAGTCATAGCATTCTTGAACAGGCCTTGACGGGATTGACCTGTTTAGAACACCGCGGGGCCTGTAGTGCGGATCAAGATTCCGGCGATGGCGCGGGCGTGATGACGGCGATTCCCTGGGGCCTGTTTGCGGATTGGGCTGAAAGCTATGATTCGGCCAATGTTGGGGTGGGGATGGTTTTTTTTCCTGCGGATTCCAATGCCGTAGCCCAGGCCAAGACCGCGATTGCCCAAGTATTAGCCAATTCTGGGTTGAAACTCTTGGGGTGGCGACCTGTTCCCGTGAATCCCGATGTATTGGGGGTGTTGGCGCGGCAAAATCAACCGATGATTGAACAACTCTTTGTCGCCGCAGAATCCACAGGCACAGAACTTGAGCGGCTTTTATATCTAACTCGGAAACGGATGGAACGGGCCGTCTCGGAACTCCATGCCGATTGGGGGCGGGATTTTTATGTTTGCTCTTTTTCCCACAAAACCATTGTCTATAAAGGCATGGTGCGCTCGGTCATCCTGGGTGAGTTCTATCAAGACCTGAAAAATCCGGCCTACGAAACTACCTTTGCCATCTATCACCGCCGCTTTAGCACGAACACAATGCCGAAATGGCCCTTGGCCCAGCCAATGCGGTTTTTAGGTCACAACGGCGAAATCAACACGCTTTTAGGCAATGTCAACTGGATGCGGGCCCGAGAAGCGCAATTAGCCAGCCCGGCCTGGGGGGAATCCCTCAAAGAACTCAAACCCATTGTCAACCCAGAAAACAGCGATTCAGCCAACCTGGATAATGCCTTTGAATTGTTGGTGCAATCGGGTCGGGCTCCCTTCCAGGCCATGATGATGTTGATTCCTGAGGCCTATAAAAATCAACCAGACTTGGCGGATCACCCGGAAATTACCGACTTTTACGAATACTACAGTGGCCTGCAAGAAGGCTGGGATGGCCCGGCGTTGGTCGTCTTTAGTGATGGCAATGTCGTCGGAGCCAACTTGGATCGCAATGGCCTCCGCCCGGCCCGGTACACGCTGCTCAAGGATGGCCTGGTGATTGTGGCCTCAGAAGCAGGAGTAATTCCCGTGGACGAAACCCAAGTCTTAGAAAAAGGTCGCTTGGGGCCAGGCCAGATGATTGCCGTAGATTTAACCACCAACGAACTGTTAACTAACTGGACGATCAAGCAACGGGTGGCCCAACATCAGCCCTATGGCCAATGGCTCCAGGCCCATCGGCAAGAATTAACGGCGCAATCCTACGTTGAAACCCCAACCCTGACTAAGGCCCAATCCCTGCAACAGCAAACCGCGTTTGGTTACGGCGCAGAAGATGTGGAAATGGTGATTGAGTCCATGGCCCAGGAGGGAAAAGAACCGACATTTTGCATGGGCGATGATATTCCTTTGGCCATTCTGTCCCATAAACCTCACCTGCTCTACGACTATTTCAAGCAACGGTTTGCCCAAGTCACCAACCCGCCGATCGACCCATTGCGGGAAAAATTGGTCATGTCTTTAACGACTCAGTTGGGTGGCCGGGGTAACTTGCTGGATGAAAAACCGGAGTTTGCCAAGCTCTATAAGCTCAATTCCCCCCTCCTGAATGAAGCTGAACTTGAGCAAATTGTGAATTCTGAGTTCCATGCAGAGCGTTTGAGTACCCTGTTTGAAGTTGCCGCCGGCCCCGATGGTTTAAAAACTGCGATTGACGCGCTCTGTCTGCGGGCCGATGAACTGGTCAAATCTGGCGCAGAAATTCTCGTACTTTCGGATCGGGTGAATCTCGCCGGGGAAATGCAACTCCTCACCGCTGAAACCACCTATATCCCGCCTCTGTTAGCTGCTGGGGCTGTCCATCACCACCTGATTGCCCAAGGATTGCGCCGTCAAACCTCCATCGTGGTTGAAACCGCCCAGGCCTGGAGTACCCATCATTTTGCTTGTTTGATTGGCTATGGTGTGGCTGCTGTCTGTCCTTACATGGCCTGGGAAACGATTCGGCAGTGGTGGCACAGTGACCGCACCCAAAACCTTATGGAGAAAGGCAAAGTTACCAAAATTGATCTGACTACGGCCCAGGCCAAGTACCGCAAAGCCATTGAAGACGGGTTACTCAAGATCCTCTCGAAAATGGGAATTTCCCTAATTACTAGTTACCAAGGGGCACAGATTTTTGAAGCCATCGGCATTGGCCCAGAACTCTTGAATTTGGGCTTTGTCGGGACAACCTCACGGGTGGGCGGCTTAACGGTCAGTGATCTGGCCCAAGAAGTCATGGCGTTCCACCAACAGGCTTTCCCCGAACTGACGGCGAAAAAACTGCAAAACTTTGGCTTTGTCCAATACCGGCCTGGTGGTGAATACCACATGAACAACCCAGAAATGGCCAAGGCCCTGCATAAAGCGGTATCTAGCCAAAACTACGATCACTACGAAGTTTATCGCCAACAACTCACCGGCCGGATTCCGACAGCCTTACGGGATTTACTCGAGTTCAAGAGCGACCGGCAACCGATTCCAATTGAAGAAGTCGAATCCGCCACCGAAATTGTCAAACGCTTCTGCACCGGCGGGATGTCCTTAGGAGCCTTATCTCGGGAAGCCCATGAAGTCCTGGCCATTGCCATGAATCGTCTCGGCGGTAAGTCCAACTCTGGGGAAGGGGGCGAAGATCCGATTCGGTTCAAAGTCCTGGTGGATGTGGACGGAGAAGGTCACTCGGATTTACTGCCCCACTTGGCCGGCTTACGGAATGGGGACACTGCCAGCTCGGCGATCAAACAGGTGGCTTCCGGCCGGTTCGGGGTCACGCCTGAGTATTTAATGAACGCCAAGCAAATCGAAATCAAGATTGCCCAAGGCGCAAAACCCGGTGAAGGGGGGCAACTCCCAGGCCCCAAGGTGAGTCCCTATATCGCCATGTTGCGGAAATCCAAACCCGGTGTTTCCCTAATTTCACCCCCGCCGCACCACGATATTTACTCCATTGAAGATCTGTCCCAGTTAATTTTTGACCTGCACCAAATTAATCCCAAGGCTCAAGTTTCCGTAAAATTAGTGGCCGAAGTTGGGATTGGCACGATTGCTGCCGGGGTGGCCAAAGCCAATGCCGATATTATCCAAATTTCCGGTCACGATGGCGGCACGGGAGCATCTCCCCTGAGTTCGATTAAACACGCCGGGAGTCCCTGGGAATTGGGCTTGTCGGAAGTGCATCGGGTGCTGATGGAAAACCAACTCCGGGATCGAGTGATTCTGCGGGTGGATGGTGGCCTCAAGTCCGGTTGGGATGTGATCATGGGCGCACTCATGGGGGCGGAAGAATTTGGTTTTGGTTCCATTGCCATGATTGCGGAAGGCTGCATTATGGCCCGGATTTGCCATACCAATAATTGCCCCGTGGGAGTCGCAACCCAAAGAGAAGAACTGCGGAAACGCTTTACTGGCCTGCCGGAGCACGTGGTTAATTTCTTCCTGTTTATTGCCGAAGAAGTGCGCTCAATTTTGGCTCGCTTAGGTTATAAATCTCTGATCGAAGTTGTCGGTCGCTCTGATTTACTCGTTCCCCGCAGCGATGTCAGTTTGAGCAAAACTAAAGCCGTTAATCTCGATTGCCTCACCCAACTACCGGATAGCCGCACTGACCGGGCCTGGTTGATCCATGAGGAAGTCCACAGCAACGGGCCGGTTCTCGATGACAAAATTCTCGCCAATCCCACGATTCAAGCGGCCATTGCCAATCATCAGGAAGCTGGCCTGGATTTGGATATTGTCAATACAGATCGAACTGTGGGGGCGCGGGTTGCGGGTGAAATTGCCAAACAACATGGAAACACAGGCTTTACGGGGCAACTGAAGCTTAACTTTGTCGGTAGTGCCGGCCAAAGCTTTGGGGCCTTTAACCTACCCGGAATGATCCTCAATCTCACCGGAGAAGCCAACGATTATGTCGGAAAAGGCATGCATGGCGGCGAACTGATTATCAAACCCTTAGCCAATGCTCCCTATGCCGCGGCGGATAACGTGATTGTTGGCAATACCTGTCTCTATGGGGCCACGGGCGGTTATCTCTTTGCCAATGGCCAGGCCGGGGAACGGTTTGCTGTGCGCAATTCAAAAGCCTATGCAGTTGTGGAAGGGGTTGGCGACCACTGTTGTGAATACATGACCGGCGGCGTGGTTGTGGTGCTCGGTAAAACAGGGCGGAATGTGGGTGCTGGGATGACCGGGGGCCTGGCTTATATTCTGGATGAGGATGGGGGCCTGGCGGCCAAAATCAACCCAGAAATTGTCAAGCTGCAACGGGTTAGCTCCACAGTCGGGGAAAAACAACTCCTCGAATTAATCCAGACCCATGCGGAACGGACGGGTAGTAAAAAAGCCAAGGACGTTCTGGAAAATTGGCCAACTTATTTACCACAATTCTGGCAAGTAGTTCCACCCTCGGAAGCCAATAGCCCGGAAGTTGTTGCTAGCGAGGAGAAGATTCTCAACCCAGTTACTTAG